One Rhodothermales bacterium genomic window carries:
- a CDS encoding glycosyltransferase, which yields MTETIDIDISVIVPMNDMDRPNAIDTTYTDYKSELDKTGLRYEFLFVLEGDQLDEFNRLVALKDRGDPIRIIKLSRSYGDATILTVGFEHARAPILMTLPAYHQIKPEAIAPVVAALGEHDMVTVRRWPRGDSIVNRVQTRIFHFLLHKTTSTGFNDLGCGVRVIRRRVTDAVHIYGHKHWFLPVLAGRFGFKIKEVDAPQAKSDFTRRYFGVGIYFRRMLDLLSIFFLVKFTKKPLRFFGSTGAVVFLMGILFTAFLAYQRLFAGEALADRPALLLGVLMIVLGIQIFAIGLIGELIIFTHARDLKEFTIEKIIN from the coding sequence ATGACTGAAACGATTGATATCGACATTTCCGTGATCGTTCCCATGAACGACATGGACCGACCGAATGCGATCGATACTACGTACACCGACTACAAGAGCGAGCTCGACAAAACCGGGCTGCGGTACGAATTCCTCTTTGTCCTCGAAGGTGACCAACTTGATGAGTTTAACCGCCTCGTCGCCCTGAAGGACCGGGGCGATCCAATCCGCATCATCAAGCTATCACGGTCCTACGGTGACGCCACGATCCTGACTGTCGGATTTGAACACGCGCGCGCCCCGATCCTGATGACGTTACCCGCCTACCATCAGATCAAGCCCGAAGCGATTGCACCAGTGGTGGCCGCACTGGGAGAACACGACATGGTCACGGTGCGAAGATGGCCGCGCGGTGACTCGATTGTCAATCGAGTGCAGACACGCATATTTCACTTCCTGCTCCACAAAACCACGTCGACGGGCTTCAATGATCTCGGCTGCGGCGTGCGCGTAATTCGAAGACGGGTCACGGACGCCGTGCATATATACGGCCACAAGCACTGGTTTCTTCCGGTACTCGCCGGTCGATTCGGTTTCAAGATCAAAGAAGTGGATGCGCCACAGGCCAAGAGCGACTTCACTCGTCGATACTTTGGCGTGGGTATCTACTTCAGGAGGATGCTGGATCTTCTGTCCATCTTCTTCCTTGTGAAGTTCACGAAGAAGCCTCTGCGATTCTTCGGATCAACTGGAGCAGTTGTGTTCCTAATGGGTATCCTTTTTACAGCGTTTCTAGCGTATCAGAGGCTCTTTGCGGGAGAAGCTCTCGCCGACCGACCTGCACTATTGCTCGGCGTCCTGATGATCGTACTTGGGATCCAGATCTTTGCCATCGGTTTGATCGGCGAGTTGATCATATTCACGCACGCGCGCGATCTGAAGGAGTTCACGATCGAGAAGATCATCAACTGA
- a CDS encoding glycosyltransferase family 2 protein — protein MSEPKTYISIVIPLHDEEDSVAPLCRAVTAAMESADVRFETILVDDGSRDQTFARASDVASQDTRFRVVKLNRNFGQTAALKAGFEIAAGDIIVTMDGDLQNDPEDIPMMLQKISEGFDMVVGWRKNRQDSWALRKIPSRIANWLVRKSTGTTITDNGCALRAYRSEVIKRYPLYSEMHRLLPTILAMTGARMAELPVRHHPRQYGRSKYGLARTYKVILDLVALRMILTFHRSPLFGFGISGTVLGLLSMGVLITGFLQLLTNQGDVSLIYPGIGILLGSLSVSLLTMGILCDMIYVTGDTKMRPFRNSPLDA, from the coding sequence GTGTCCGAACCCAAAACCTACATTTCCATTGTAATCCCCCTTCACGATGAGGAGGATTCCGTGGCACCATTGTGCCGGGCAGTAACCGCGGCGATGGAGTCTGCGGACGTCCGTTTCGAAACAATCCTCGTTGACGACGGAAGTCGGGATCAAACGTTCGCGCGAGCCTCCGATGTGGCGTCTCAAGACACGCGTTTCCGGGTCGTCAAACTGAATCGAAATTTCGGTCAGACTGCGGCACTGAAGGCCGGCTTTGAGATAGCGGCCGGGGATATCATCGTGACCATGGATGGAGATCTGCAGAATGATCCGGAAGACATCCCCATGATGCTCCAGAAGATTTCGGAGGGATTCGACATGGTAGTTGGGTGGCGGAAGAATCGCCAGGACAGCTGGGCGCTGAGAAAAATTCCGTCACGAATCGCGAACTGGTTGGTACGGAAATCAACCGGAACCACTATCACCGACAACGGCTGCGCACTTCGCGCGTACAGGAGCGAAGTAATTAAGAGATACCCTCTCTACTCAGAGATGCACCGGCTTCTTCCAACCATCCTTGCCATGACGGGTGCCAGAATGGCCGAGCTACCTGTTCGTCACCATCCGCGTCAATACGGACGCTCGAAATATGGCCTGGCAAGAACGTACAAGGTCATTCTCGATCTCGTGGCGTTGAGGATGATTCTTACGTTTCATCGTTCACCACTTTTTGGATTCGGAATTTCCGGGACCGTCCTTGGTTTATTGAGCATGGGCGTACTGATCACCGGGTTCCTGCAATTATTGACCAATCAGGGCGACGTCTCTCTGATATACCCCGGAATCGGAATCTTGCTTGGCTCCCTAAGCGTCTCGTTGCTGACAATGGGTATTCTCTGTGATATGATCTATGTAACGGGCGATACAAAAATGCGGCCGTTCCGAAATAGCCCCTTGGATGCATGA
- the thiL gene encoding thiamine-phosphate kinase — MENSFTAIEEIGEFGLIDRLQTILGEAADSELIRGIGDDAAVFRKEDGLYQVLTTDALIEGVHFDLSISPMSYLGFKCIAVNVSDVVAMNARPKYATIAMGVPHSVSIEMVEKFYSGVRDACGAYDVIVVGGDITAARQLSISVTVIGEVEEKRVTFRRGARPGDLICVTGDLGSGYAGLKVLIKQRIALNESKKDFRPELKNHDYVIQRQLMPRARLDVIANWERAGFIPRAMIDVSDGLASEIHHLCRHSGCGALIRQDSIPIHPQTAATAVQFEDEASNFALFGGEDYELVFATTPGDYSRIDDGSATVVGLFTEAEEGVRMQIDDGEFVELLPGGYQHFG, encoded by the coding sequence ATGGAAAACAGCTTTACGGCGATAGAGGAGATCGGCGAATTCGGATTGATCGATCGCCTCCAGACGATCCTTGGCGAAGCGGCAGACAGCGAGCTCATTCGCGGAATCGGAGACGATGCCGCGGTGTTCCGAAAAGAGGACGGCCTGTATCAGGTTCTCACGACCGATGCGCTGATAGAGGGAGTGCACTTTGACCTTTCCATCTCACCGATGAGTTATCTCGGTTTCAAGTGCATTGCAGTCAATGTCAGCGATGTCGTGGCGATGAACGCGCGCCCGAAATATGCAACAATTGCGATGGGAGTACCACACTCGGTGTCCATCGAAATGGTGGAGAAGTTCTACTCAGGCGTTCGCGATGCGTGTGGGGCCTACGACGTCATTGTCGTAGGCGGGGATATAACCGCCGCGCGTCAGCTGAGTATTTCGGTCACCGTCATAGGCGAGGTAGAAGAGAAGCGAGTTACGTTCCGCCGCGGCGCCCGCCCGGGCGACCTGATTTGCGTAACCGGCGATCTAGGCTCGGGCTATGCGGGACTAAAGGTTCTGATCAAGCAGCGCATCGCTCTGAACGAGTCGAAGAAAGACTTTCGGCCCGAACTGAAGAACCACGACTACGTGATTCAGCGGCAATTGATGCCGCGGGCTCGTCTCGACGTGATTGCGAACTGGGAACGTGCCGGATTCATCCCCCGCGCCATGATTGACGTTTCGGACGGCCTGGCATCCGAGATCCATCACCTCTGTCGGCACAGTGGCTGTGGTGCGCTTATCCGGCAGGACTCAATCCCCATTCATCCTCAGACGGCGGCGACCGCGGTCCAGTTTGAGGACGAGGCTTCCAATTTCGCTCTGTTTGGGGGAGAGGATTATGAACTCGTTTTCGCCACGACGCCCGGCGACTATTCGCGTATCGACGACGGCTCGGCGACGGTAGTCGGGCTGTTTACGGAAGCGGAGGAAGGCGTTCGCATGCAGATCGACGACGGCGAGTTTGTCGAACTGCTGCCCGGTGGATATCAGCATTTTGGCTGA
- a CDS encoding anhydro-N-acetylmuramic acid kinase, producing the protein MSGTSLDGVDCAVTRISGSGMSVQIEVLGFASVPYPDELRDLILRNSEATGSSVRDLSQLNFRLAYAYRDAVAIACERAGLDPADLDAVGSHGQTVHHVPDPEECAGLPVTSTLQIGDPSVLANLLRVVTIGDFRVADMALGGQGAPLVPYLDLVLFGSESTDRILLNIGGIANLSVLPSSGNAADVLAFDTGPGNMVIDGVVHRLFDQRYDDGGAIASSGSACEALLSELLADTYYNMVPPKSTGREKYTGAMVDRILMLAESMGCSKVDVLATVTELTPRTIAGAINRFVMNRLDPGQLIAAGGGVHNKYIMRRLRELLPGIEVMTADTLGVDPDAKEAVCFALLAHETLNGHPTNMPSVTGASRGTVLGKICVPL; encoded by the coding sequence ATGTCGGGGACCTCGCTGGATGGTGTCGATTGCGCCGTTACGCGCATCAGCGGATCGGGTATGTCGGTTCAGATTGAAGTCCTGGGCTTTGCCAGCGTGCCATACCCGGACGAACTTCGCGATCTGATTCTGAGGAATTCCGAGGCGACCGGTTCGTCCGTTCGTGATCTTTCACAGCTGAATTTCAGGCTGGCCTACGCCTACCGTGACGCCGTGGCAATCGCATGCGAGCGGGCCGGACTTGACCCGGCGGATCTCGACGCCGTGGGCTCCCACGGCCAGACTGTTCATCACGTTCCGGATCCAGAAGAGTGCGCGGGTCTGCCGGTAACCTCAACTCTCCAGATCGGTGATCCGTCTGTTCTTGCGAATCTGCTACGTGTCGTCACCATTGGGGATTTTCGCGTCGCGGACATGGCGCTGGGCGGGCAGGGTGCGCCCCTGGTGCCGTATCTCGATCTTGTTCTGTTTGGCAGTGAATCGACCGATCGCATCTTGCTCAACATCGGAGGAATTGCCAATCTCAGTGTGCTGCCATCGTCAGGTAACGCCGCCGACGTGCTGGCCTTCGACACGGGTCCAGGCAATATGGTGATCGACGGCGTCGTCCATCGGCTGTTCGATCAGAGGTATGATGACGGGGGCGCGATCGCTTCGTCGGGCAGCGCCTGTGAAGCACTCCTTTCGGAGCTCCTCGCTGACACCTACTACAACATGGTGCCGCCGAAATCTACCGGCCGCGAGAAATACACCGGCGCCATGGTGGATCGAATTCTCATGCTGGCGGAGTCCATGGGATGCAGCAAGGTCGACGTGCTTGCGACTGTCACGGAGCTGACGCCTCGAACAATCGCAGGCGCGATCAACCGTTTTGTCATGAACCGCCTGGACCCCGGGCAATTGATCGCAGCGGGCGGCGGCGTTCATAACAAGTACATCATGAGACGCCTCCGCGAACTGCTGCCCGGTATCGAGGTCATGACGGCGGACACGCTTGGTGTGGATCCGGATGCCAAGGAAGCGGTCTGTTTCGCGTTGCTGGCGCACGAAACGCTGAACGGGCATCCGACGAACATGCCGTCCGTAACAGGTGCGTCACGCGGAACCGTGCTGGGTAAGATCTGCGTACCGCTGTAG